The Candidatus Zixiibacteriota bacterium region TTTCATGTTCGAGATTGCCGGAGGCTACTACCAGCATTCTGTCTCTCTGATAATTATTTTTTAGAAAACCAACAACTTTTTCGGGCGAATATCCCTGTACCGATTCAACCGTTCCCAAAATTGGTCGTCCCAGTGAATGCTTGCCGAAAATCGAATCGGCAAAGATATCATGAACGAGGTCGGATGGTGTATCATCAACCTCGTTTATTTCCTCGATTACGATTTTCTTTTCCTTGGCAATATCGCCCTCATCGAACCGGGCATTTAAAACCATGTCGGAGAGAATCTCAACCGCTCTTGGCAGATGCAGGTCGATAATTTTCGACAAGAAACAGGTGTTTTCCCGCGTCGTAAAGGCGTTAAGTATCCCGCCAACGGATTCAATATATGAGACAATATCAAAGGCTGACCGTGTAGTCGTGCCCTTAAAAACCATGTGCTCAATAAAATGAGAAACGCCTTCGATATCTTGCGGTTCATCACGGGAGCCGATATCAATCCATAAGCCTATCGAGATAGACCTGACTGACGGTATCGACTCCGAAATAATCCTCATACCATCAGGGAAAACTGTTTTTTGATAATGAGAATTCACGTGTATTTCTTATTTCTTCTCGTTTAAAACAGCTTTTCGCGAAAGACGGATTTTCCCGTCTCTATCGATATCAATTACTTTTACAGTAGTTGTATCGCCAACTTTAATAATATCCTCTACGCTGTTAACTCGATAGTTCTCCAGCTCGGAAATATGAACCATGCCATCGGTTCCGGGCAGAATTTCAATGAAAGCGCCGAAACCGGTAGTCCGCCTAACCTTGCCAGTATAAATCTTGCCGATTTCAGCTTCCTCGGTAAGCCTTTCTACCATCTCCTTGGCGGCTTCACCAGCCTTTTGGTCGACTGAGGATATAAGCACAGTGCCGTCATCTTCAATATCGACTTTGGCGCCGGTTTGCTCAACTATGCC contains the following coding sequences:
- a CDS encoding S1 RNA-binding domain-containing protein, whose protein sequence is LDIMNKAIDKPRTELSPFAPRIIFMKVKISKIGDIIGPGGKTIRGIVEQTGAKVDIEDDGTVLISSVDQKAGEAAKEMVERLTEEAEIGKIYTGKVRRTTGFGAFIEILPGTDGMVHISELENYRVNSVEDIIKVGDTTTVKVIDIDRDGKIRLSRKAVLNEKK